The following are encoded together in the Lactuca sativa cultivar Salinas chromosome 1, Lsat_Salinas_v11, whole genome shotgun sequence genome:
- the LOC111885259 gene encoding heat shock 70 kDa protein 3, whose protein sequence is MNRRGSAAIGIDLGTTYSCVGVWQNDQVEIVANDQGNRTMPSCVAFTNGGRLIGEGAKNQIAMNITNTIYDAKRLIGRRFTDTKLQEDMKSWPFDVIKGSNNIPMIVVTYNGEKKEFSAEEISSMVLIKLKEAAEKFLGKVVRDAVITVPAYFDDSQRQATKDAGHVAGLNVLQIINEPTSAAIAYGLDMKNDIVRDINVLIFDLGGGTFDVSLVNIDTNGTITVKAVAGDTHLGGQDFDNAMVDYFVEQFKRKHNIDVSVNKKALSRLRVACEKAKRVLSSIIDTTIDIDGFHDGVDFSMRISRAMFEKLNEDFFSKCIEMVEKCLADAEMNKWQIDEVVLVGGSTRIPKVQQLLKDFFQGKELSKKIHVDEAVAYGATVLAAKLTGCTGKKVSNLVLIDVVPLSLGVDLHDGSFNVIIKRNSSIPTKNERNYYTVLDNQESITFNVYQGERSRAIDNNWLGRFVVAVPRAPKGRSSVRVTFDVDANGILNCSGVELTTGQKIAITITNYKERLSTRNIEKMLEDAHKYKLQDEEYEKTTSVRNALEDYIYDVKSKIKKIGNTTKRFNNKDLEIMEIAIEKASEILKESQLADFGQYQKALNQLEKVCLPIIAQHV, encoded by the exons ATGAATAGAAGAGGTTCTGCGGCTATTGGTATTGATCTTGGAACAACATATTCTTGTGTGGGTGTTTGGCAAAATGACCAAGTTGAGATCGTAGCTAATGATCAAGGAAATAGGACTATGCCATCTTGTGTTGCTTTCACAAATGGTGGACGTCTAATAGGTGAAGGTGCTAAGAACCAGATTGCTATGAACATCACCAACACTATTTATG ATGCAAAAAGATTGATTGGAAGGAGATTCACTGATACCAAACTTCAGGAAGACATGAAGTCATGGCCTTTCGATGTTATAAAAGGAAGTAACAACATTCCAATGATTGTAGTTACTTACAATGGTGAAAAGAAGGAGTTTTCTGCGGAGGAAATTTCATCCATGGTTCTTATTAAATTGAAAGAAGCTGCAGAGAAATTCCTTGGTAAAGTTGTACGTGATGCAGTAATCACGGTACCAGCTTATTTTGATGATTCCCAACGCCAAGCAACAAAGGATGCTGGTCATGTTGCTGGACTTAATGTTCTACAGATAATCAATGAGCCAACTTCAGCAGCAATTGCATATGGATTAGACATGAAAAATGATATAGTTCGTGACATAAATGTGCTTATCTTTGATTTAGGTGGTGGTACATTTGATGTCTCTCTTGTCAACATTGATACGAATGGTACGATAACAGTTAAGGCCGTTGCCGGTGACACTCACTTAGGCGGCCAGGACTTCGATAATGCAATGGTTGACTATTTTGTGGAACAGTTCAAGAGAAAGCATAATATAGATGTTAGTGTGAATAAAAAAGCACTATCTCGGTTGCGGGTAGCTTgtgaaaaagcaaaaagagttctCTCTTCAATTATTGATACTACTATCGATATCGACGGCTTTCACGATGGTGTTGATTTTTCTATGAGAATATCTCGTGCAATGTTTGAAAAGCTGAATGAAGACTTCTTTAGTAAGTGTATAGAGATGGTGGAGAAGTGTTTGGCTGATGCAGAAATGAATAAATGGCAAATAGATGAGGTAGTATTAGTTGGTGGCTCAACAAGGATACCCAAGGTACAACAATTATTGAAAGACTTCTTCCAAGGAAAAGAGCTTTCTAAAAAGATCCATGTTGATGAGGCAGTTGCATATGGTGCAACAGTTCTTGCTGCAAAATTAACTGGTTGCACTGGTAAAAAAGTTAGCAACTTAGTGTTGATAGATGTTGTGCCTCTGTCACTTGGTGTAGATCTCCATGATGGCTCTTTTAATgttataattaaaagaaattcCTCAATACCTACCAAGAATGAAAGAAATTATTATACTGTTTTGGATAACCAAGAAAGTATAACTTTTAATGTCTATCAGGGTGAGAGAAGTAGGGCTATAGACAATAATTGGTTGGGAAGATTCGTAGTCGCTGTCCCACGTGCACCAAAGGGTAGGTCATCGGTAAGAGTGACCTTTGACGTTGATGCTAATGGTATCTTAAATTGCTCGGGAGTGGAATTAACAACTGGCCAAAAAATAGCGATTACAATTACCAATTACAAGGAAAGGCTTTCAACACGAAATATTGAAAAAATGCTTGAGGATGCTCATAAGTACAAATTACAAGACGAGGAGTACGAGAAGACAACTTCTGTACGTAATGCATTGGAGGACTACATTTACGATGTGAAAAGCAAAATCAAGAAAATAGGAAACACTACTAAGAGATTTAATAATAAAGACTTGGAAATAATGGAAATCGCCATAGAAAAAGCAAGCGAAATTCTTAAAGAAAGCCAACTTGCAGATTTTGGTCAGTATCAAAAGGCGCTAAATCAGTTGGAAAAGGTATGCCTGCCAATAATTGCCCAACATGTTTAA